The proteins below are encoded in one region of Zootoca vivipara chromosome 10, rZooViv1.1, whole genome shotgun sequence:
- the YEATS4 gene encoding YEATS domain-containing protein 4 — protein sequence MFKRMAEFGPDSGGRVKGVTIVKPIVYGNVARYFGKKREEDGHTHQWTVYVKPYRNEDMSAYVKKIQFKLHESYGNPLRVVTKPPYEITETGWGEFEIIIKIFFIDPNERPVTLYHLLKLFQSDTNAILGKKTVVSEFYDEMIFQDPTAMMQQLLTTSRQLTLGAYKHETEFANVEVKTREKLEAAKKKTSFEIAELKERLKASRETINCLKNEIRKLEDDDQSKDI from the exons aTGTTCAAGAGAATGGCTGAGTTCGGGCCTGACTCCGGGGGCAGAGTGAAG GGTGTTACTATTGTGAAACCTATTGTTTATGGAAATGTTGCACGCTATTTTGGGAAGAAACGAGAAGAAGATGGACACACACATCAGTGGACAGTTTATGTTAAGCCTTACAGAAATGAG GATATGTCTGCATATGTAAAGAAAATCCAGTTTAAGTTACATGAAAGCTATGGCAATCCATTAAGAG TTGTAACTAAGCCACCTTACGAAATCACTGAAACAGGCTGGGGTGAATTTGAAATCATCATCAAGATATTTTTTATTGATCCTAATGAAAGACCT GTGACTCTGTATCACTTGCTGAAGCTGTTTCAGTCTGACACTAATGCAATCCTAGGGAAGAAAACAGTAGTTTCTGAATTTTATGATGAGATG ATATTTCAGGATCCTACTGCTATGATGCAACAGCTGCTGACTACATCTCGTCAGTTAACACTTGGTGCTTATAAGCATGAAACAGAGT TTGCCAATGTAGAAGTAAAAACCAGGGAGAAGCTGGAAGCTGCCAAGAAGAAAACCAGTTTTGAGATTGCTGAACTTAAAGAAAGATTAAAAGCAAGCCGTGAAACAATCAACTGCTTGAAAAATGAAATCAGAAAACTTGAGGATGATGATCAGTCTAAAGACATATAA